A genomic window from Leeia speluncae includes:
- a CDS encoding LysR family transcriptional regulator, with protein MKPLLPLPLLQAFEAAARLKNFSKAADEMGITQSAISQQVRKLEDFVGQTLFTRSGNGVGLSAAGEVLFQSVYQSLQLLNHGLERIEPYRDPASVIINVPADVAHGWLIPKLPQLRKTFPSQEIWLTIQETTETIDRIDVDIAITRKPIFQEEIECTPLLEDEYIAVCSREWEADLTSKGYPGILNHSPLLCLERDPTWGGLLARSQKIHYQRSITSDDPRVLLDASLQSAGIAYLPRLLCLPYLATGKLIHLSQIPSQLRGRLWIARSLQLPRTPIVNEVFDWLAAN; from the coding sequence ATGAAGCCATTACTCCCACTCCCTCTTTTACAAGCATTCGAAGCGGCTGCCCGCCTAAAGAACTTTTCAAAAGCAGCAGATGAGATGGGTATTACGCAGTCGGCAATCAGCCAGCAAGTGAGAAAACTAGAAGATTTTGTTGGGCAAACCTTATTTACCCGATCAGGGAATGGCGTCGGCTTATCCGCCGCAGGGGAAGTACTATTTCAATCGGTTTATCAATCGCTACAACTGCTCAACCATGGATTAGAGCGTATTGAGCCGTATCGCGACCCGGCATCCGTCATTATTAACGTCCCAGCCGATGTCGCACATGGATGGTTGATTCCCAAATTACCACAACTGCGAAAAACCTTTCCCTCGCAAGAAATCTGGCTAACCATTCAAGAAACAACTGAAACGATCGACAGAATTGATGTAGACATTGCGATCACCCGTAAGCCCATCTTTCAAGAAGAGATTGAATGCACGCCATTATTAGAAGATGAATATATTGCCGTGTGTAGCCGGGAATGGGAGGCAGACCTCACCAGCAAAGGCTACCCCGGCATCTTGAACCATTCACCGCTACTATGCCTAGAACGTGATCCAACCTGGGGCGGCTTATTGGCAAGATCACAAAAAATTCATTACCAGCGCAGCATCACAAGTGACGACCCAAGGGTGTTGCTCGACGCTAGCTTACAATCTGCAGGCATCGCCTATTTGCCGAGACTCCTGTGCTTACCCTACTTAGCCACTGGCAAGCTCATTCACCTATCTCAAATCCCCTCTCAACTACGTGGCAGACTCTGGATTGCTAGGTCTCTACAACTACCTCGCACACCGATTGTAAATGAGGTTTTTGATTGGCTAGCCGCAAATTAG
- a CDS encoding catalase gives MTKPTQCPVMTTSAGAPIADNQNSLSAGPRGPLLMQDWQLIEKLAHQNRERIPERVVHAKGWGAYGTLTITNDISQYTVAKVFSEIGKKTELIARFSTVAGEQGAADAERDVRGFGIKFYTEEGNWDLVGNNTPVFFIRDPLKFPDFIRTQKRHPATNLRSNTAAWDFWSHSPESLHQVTILMSDRGIPASPRFMNGYGSHTFSFWNANGERFWVKFHFKTKQGQHTLSNEEATAIIGKTRESYQEDLYGAIARGDHPKWTMYVQVMPEKEAETTPYNPFDLTKVWPHSDYPLIEVGVMELNRNAANYFAEIEQLALSPSNIVPGIGFSPDKVLQARVFSYADAHRYRLGTHYESLPVNRPKCPVHHYHKDGSMNPYGQDYAQMTGHPDAYYEPNSFGGATQNPAVAEPPLAINLEAARWNHRDASGSGDDYYSQPRALWKLFDAAHQARVCANIAGSMAGVPDFIVERALAHFDQIDPAYGAGIRKALGK, from the coding sequence ATGACTAAGCCAACACAATGCCCAGTAATGACCACCAGCGCAGGTGCGCCGATTGCGGATAACCAGAATAGTTTGTCAGCCGGCCCACGTGGCCCATTGTTAATGCAAGACTGGCAATTAATTGAAAAGCTAGCACATCAGAATCGCGAACGTATTCCAGAGCGCGTTGTGCATGCAAAAGGCTGGGGCGCCTACGGTACATTAACCATTACAAATGACATTAGCCAATACACCGTTGCAAAAGTCTTTAGTGAAATAGGGAAGAAAACCGAACTGATTGCACGTTTTTCTACCGTTGCGGGCGAACAAGGTGCGGCAGATGCAGAAAGAGATGTGCGCGGCTTCGGGATTAAGTTTTATACCGAAGAAGGTAACTGGGATTTGGTGGGTAACAACACACCGGTATTCTTTATTCGTGATCCGTTGAAGTTCCCAGACTTTATTCGCACCCAAAAACGCCACCCTGCGACAAACCTTCGCTCGAATACCGCCGCATGGGATTTCTGGAGCCATAGCCCTGAATCGCTTCATCAAGTCACCATATTGATGAGTGATCGTGGTATTCCGGCTAGCCCACGCTTTATGAATGGTTACGGCAGCCATACCTTTAGCTTCTGGAATGCAAACGGCGAACGTTTCTGGGTGAAGTTTCACTTTAAAACGAAGCAAGGCCAACATACCTTGAGCAATGAAGAAGCGACTGCGATCATCGGTAAAACGCGTGAAAGTTACCAAGAAGATTTATACGGCGCAATCGCTCGTGGCGACCATCCCAAATGGACGATGTACGTACAAGTGATGCCAGAAAAAGAGGCCGAAACCACACCGTACAACCCATTTGATTTGACCAAAGTATGGCCACATAGCGATTACCCATTGATTGAAGTCGGTGTGATGGAGCTAAACCGCAATGCGGCGAACTACTTTGCCGAGATCGAACAACTCGCGTTGTCACCATCTAATATTGTGCCGGGCATTGGCTTTAGCCCAGATAAAGTATTGCAAGCCCGTGTGTTTAGCTACGCAGATGCGCACCGTTATCGCTTGGGAACGCACTACGAGAGTTTACCGGTTAACCGTCCGAAATGCCCGGTTCATCACTATCACAAAGATGGCTCGATGAACCCTTACGGACAAGATTATGCGCAAATGACAGGACACCCAGATGCGTATTACGAACCCAATAGCTTTGGTGGGGCGACTCAAAACCCTGCGGTGGCAGAACCACCGTTGGCGATTAACCTCGAAGCAGCGCGTTGGAATCATCGTGATGCAAGTGGATCGGGAGATGACTATTACAGCCAGCCTCGCGCCCTTTGGAAATTGTTTGATGCAGCACATCAGGCACGCGTTTGCGCCAACATTGCTGGCAGTATGGCTGGGGTACCAGATTTCATCGTAGAACGTGCATTAGCCCACTTCGATCAAATTGACCCTGCTTACGGTGCTGGAATTCGAAAAGCACTAGGCAAATAA
- a CDS encoding CDP-alcohol phosphatidyltransferase family protein yields the protein MSIYQLKPAFQSLLRPFVRQLAAIGVTANTVTLFAWLISVLLGTFLFFAKPAAHWFLLVPLWMLLRMALNAVDGMLAREFNQKSALGAYLNELTDVVADAALFLPFALISPFSVWSVGVVIWLAAVSEMTGALGPMIGAPRQYDGPMGKSDRAFIFGLLGLLIGLNIPLPQWVTWVLPACALLMVLNIVNRIRSGLRHSQSASKQ from the coding sequence ATCAGCATCTATCAGTTAAAACCCGCCTTTCAGTCACTTTTACGCCCTTTTGTTCGCCAACTAGCGGCCATTGGCGTGACAGCCAATACAGTCACCCTCTTCGCCTGGCTGATTTCCGTCTTGCTGGGTACTTTTCTATTTTTTGCCAAACCGGCAGCACATTGGTTTTTACTCGTCCCGCTGTGGATGCTACTTCGCATGGCGTTAAATGCCGTGGATGGCATGCTAGCGAGAGAGTTCAACCAAAAAAGCGCCCTCGGTGCGTACTTGAATGAACTCACCGATGTAGTAGCGGATGCCGCCCTCTTCCTTCCTTTTGCCCTCATCTCTCCATTTAGCGTGTGGTCGGTTGGTGTGGTCATTTGGCTAGCAGCCGTTTCTGAAATGACGGGCGCGCTTGGCCCGATGATTGGCGCCCCCAGACAATACGATGGCCCAATGGGGAAGAGCGATCGCGCGTTTATTTTTGGCTTATTAGGCTTATTAATCGGCTTAAACATCCCTCTGCCACAATGGGTGACATGGGTGTTGCCGGCATGTGCGCTGCTCATGGTGCTAAACATCGTTAACCGAATTCGTAGTGGTTTACGACATAGCCAATCCGCTAGCAAGCAATGA
- a CDS encoding lysophospholipid acyltransferase family protein, producing the protein MINRFIAGGFCWFARLLTGLTANWIGTEPNKVARIYYANHSSHGDFLLIWASLPDVLRPYTRPVAGKDYWDKGPIRRFLIQQIFHGVLLDRSNPREAAKGLDVMAKVLDGGESLILFPEGTRNQGTELQPFKGGIHHLAQLRPEIELVPVWIENIGRVMPKGTFVPVPLLCSIRYGAPLLLQENESKKEFLTRLENALKALSAQ; encoded by the coding sequence ATGATCAATCGCTTCATTGCTGGTGGATTTTGCTGGTTTGCGCGTTTACTCACTGGCTTAACCGCCAATTGGATCGGCACCGAACCCAACAAAGTAGCACGAATCTACTACGCCAATCACAGTAGTCATGGTGACTTTTTGCTCATCTGGGCCAGCCTACCAGATGTGCTTCGCCCCTATACCCGCCCCGTCGCTGGTAAAGATTATTGGGACAAAGGGCCAATTCGTCGCTTTCTTATCCAGCAAATTTTTCATGGCGTCTTGCTAGATAGAAGCAACCCGCGCGAAGCAGCAAAGGGGCTGGATGTAATGGCCAAAGTGCTAGATGGTGGGGAATCGCTCATTTTATTCCCGGAGGGCACCCGCAATCAGGGGACCGAACTCCAACCGTTTAAAGGTGGTATCCACCATTTAGCGCAACTCCGGCCAGAAATCGAGTTAGTCCCCGTCTGGATTGAAAACATTGGCAGGGTCATGCCAAAAGGCACCTTTGTACCCGTGCCACTGCTATGCAGCATCCGGTATGGTGCGCCACTGTTACTCCAAGAAAATGAGTCGAAAAAAGAATTCCTGACTCGCCTAGAAAATGCCCTCAAGGCACTTTCCGCCCAATAA
- a CDS encoding phosphatidate cytidylyltransferase produces the protein MMLDTLLANPVSQIFVGAFALLIIFSAIGAGLKWGIAKGKPHNVIDNMNSRTKAWWVMVGLLAVTFWQGRNAIIALFALISFQCLREYLSLIQTRRGDYRAMLWVFFCFLPLQYYLIWDDWYGLYSIFIPVYGFLLLPISASLGKDVTQFLDRAAKIQWGLMICVYCLSHIPALLTLHIPGYPRPELLILFLLFVVQSSDVFQYVWGKLLGKHKLSPAISPSKTVEGLIGGVFTATLVGMSLWWATPFTPLQAALIALTINILGFFGGFVLSAIKRDRGVKDWGDLIEGHGGMLDRVDSLSFAAPVFFHIIRYWWV, from the coding sequence ATGATGCTCGATACCTTGTTAGCCAATCCGGTCTCCCAAATCTTTGTTGGGGCGTTTGCCTTACTCATTATTTTTAGTGCCATTGGCGCTGGTTTAAAATGGGGAATAGCCAAAGGCAAACCGCATAATGTCATTGATAATATGAATAGCCGCACCAAAGCTTGGTGGGTGATGGTCGGGTTACTTGCCGTCACTTTTTGGCAAGGTCGCAATGCCATCATCGCATTATTTGCGCTGATTTCTTTTCAATGCCTGCGAGAATACCTATCACTTATCCAAACCAGACGTGGCGATTACCGTGCCATGTTGTGGGTATTCTTTTGCTTCTTACCCCTTCAGTATTACCTTATCTGGGATGACTGGTATGGTCTCTATAGCATCTTCATTCCGGTCTACGGCTTTTTGCTTTTGCCAATCTCTGCGTCCCTTGGCAAAGACGTCACCCAATTTTTAGATCGCGCAGCAAAAATCCAATGGGGGCTGATGATCTGCGTGTACTGTCTATCGCACATTCCTGCGCTGCTTACCTTGCATATCCCCGGCTATCCACGCCCAGAACTGCTGATTCTATTTTTGCTGTTTGTGGTGCAGTCGAGCGACGTGTTCCAGTACGTGTGGGGGAAGCTACTCGGCAAACACAAACTCTCCCCTGCTATTTCGCCCTCTAAAACGGTAGAAGGGTTAATTGGCGGCGTATTTACCGCGACCTTAGTTGGCATGTCACTCTGGTGGGCCACCCCATTTACACCGCTTCAAGCTGCACTAATTGCACTCACCATTAACATCCTTGGTTTCTTTGGTGGTTTTGTTCTTTCTGCCATCAAGCGTGATCGGGGCGTAAAAGACTGGGGGGATCTAATTGAAGGCCATGGCGGCATGTTAGACCGGGTCGATTCGCTCAGCTTTGCGGCACCAGTGTTCTTTCACATCATCCGTTACTGGTGGGTTTAA
- a CDS encoding extracellular catalytic domain type 1 short-chain-length polyhydroxyalkanoate depolymerase, translating to MKRIHTYLVGGLISLVSLVSIAGPLRDLIAERVKERRETRQNEASAGSTTTVEMRFDGRNRTFTIHLPKGYNPSKNTPLVLAFHGGGGSMEFMGKDSNYHLISKSDSAGFILALPNGVGTIGDKLATWNAGRCCGKARDENVNDVGFAKAVVEYMKQHYSVDARRVYAIGMSNGGMMSHRLACEASDVFTAIASVAGTDNTTSCNPSRPIPILHIHAKDDDHVLYNGGAGEGAFRDESKVTDFTSVPQTINNWASRNRCSSAPAKRTLTVAGAYCEDRTGCAGDATVRLCATDTGGHSWPGGGQTRSDKAGPSQAISANDEIWRFFGQVPMK from the coding sequence ATGAAACGGATACACACCTACTTGGTTGGCGGCTTAATTAGCTTAGTTAGCCTTGTCTCTATCGCAGGGCCACTAAGAGACCTCATTGCAGAGCGGGTAAAAGAGCGACGCGAAACAAGGCAAAACGAAGCAAGCGCGGGCAGTACCACCACAGTAGAGATGCGTTTTGATGGCAGAAACCGCACGTTTACCATCCATCTTCCCAAAGGATATAACCCATCCAAAAACACTCCGCTAGTACTGGCATTTCATGGTGGCGGCGGTAGCATGGAATTTATGGGCAAGGACAGTAACTATCACCTGATTAGCAAAAGCGATAGTGCCGGTTTTATTCTCGCCTTACCCAATGGCGTCGGTACAATTGGCGACAAACTTGCCACTTGGAACGCAGGCCGCTGTTGCGGTAAAGCCAGAGATGAAAACGTGAATGATGTGGGCTTTGCCAAAGCCGTTGTCGAATACATGAAGCAGCACTACAGCGTGGATGCTCGCCGCGTCTACGCCATCGGGATGTCTAACGGTGGGATGATGAGCCACCGTCTAGCCTGCGAAGCGAGTGATGTCTTCACCGCCATTGCATCTGTTGCCGGCACCGACAATACCACTAGTTGCAATCCAAGCCGCCCTATCCCGATTCTGCACATCCACGCCAAAGATGATGATCACGTACTGTATAACGGCGGCGCAGGCGAAGGCGCCTTCAGAGACGAATCGAAAGTCACCGACTTCACCTCTGTGCCACAAACCATTAACAACTGGGCAAGCCGAAATCGCTGCTCTTCTGCCCCCGCTAAACGTACCCTCACCGTTGCAGGCGCGTACTGTGAAGATCGTACCGGCTGCGCAGGCGATGCGACGGTCAGACTCTGCGCTACCGACACGGGCGGGCACTCTTGGCCGGGCGGCGGGCAAACCCGATCAGACAAAGCTGGCCCCAGCCAAGCCATTTCAGCGAATGACGAGATCTGGAGGTTTTTTGGTCAGGTGCCGATGAAGTAA
- a CDS encoding DEAD/DEAH box helicase, producing the protein MATLIPNLNSSLGRMTNGEKRFARRLESLLEEDYLCWYDVTVGVKRRRPDFLILNPHRGLLALEVKDWKRDSILRIDPQLVEANFNGKLVKEPNPLLKARDFIQVTGEALKADPLLCFPPDSKYAGKLCMPYGHGVVLPNITRSVFDQSGLAEVLTSHLVICQDEMTESVEAETFQQRLWQMFSQPFRCMLTLPQIDRIRWRLFPDVRISAHQGSLFESATQIADASALPELVRVMDIQQEQLARSLGEGHRVIHGVAGSGKTMILGYRAEYLAKTATKPILILCFNRALAQKLSVWMAEKGLSQNVVVRTFHRWCQDMQTTYQLAKPPAGDGYYDALVQTVIDGVNQKQVPAGQYSALLVDEGHDFQPEWFRLIVQMVDPDSNALMVLYDSAQDIYQKRRKNKFSFASVGIQAVGRTTILKLNYRNTAEVLAVAHAFASEVMTPEEASEDGTPLVSPETAGRHGPVPEFIQLPTFNSEVRYLADRFTGAHADGLRWEDMAVLAYSNRHLDQILDMFKSSNIPVKKDQTDAGVSLLTLHSSKGLEFPLVGIAGIGELPYASHDAAEQARVLYVGMTRAMDQLVMTSSKESEFSEKVRAVCSSIS; encoded by the coding sequence GTGGCAACCCTCATCCCCAACCTCAATAGCAGCCTTGGCAGAATGACCAATGGCGAAAAACGTTTCGCACGCCGATTAGAATCGCTACTAGAAGAAGATTACCTTTGCTGGTACGACGTTACCGTTGGCGTCAAACGTCGGCGCCCTGACTTTCTGATTCTGAATCCGCATCGCGGTCTGCTTGCGCTGGAAGTCAAAGACTGGAAGCGCGACAGTATTTTGCGAATTGATCCGCAATTAGTCGAAGCAAACTTTAATGGCAAACTCGTCAAAGAACCGAATCCGCTATTAAAAGCACGTGACTTTATTCAAGTAACTGGGGAAGCATTAAAAGCAGATCCACTCCTGTGCTTTCCACCGGATAGCAAATACGCAGGCAAGCTTTGCATGCCGTACGGTCATGGGGTTGTGCTGCCAAATATTACCCGCTCTGTTTTCGATCAGTCCGGTTTAGCAGAAGTGCTTACCTCACACTTAGTCATTTGCCAAGATGAAATGACAGAGTCCGTAGAAGCAGAAACCTTCCAGCAAAGACTGTGGCAAATGTTCAGCCAACCATTCCGCTGCATGCTCACGCTCCCGCAAATCGACCGTATCCGCTGGCGGCTTTTCCCCGATGTGCGCATTAGCGCACATCAGGGATCGTTATTTGAGAGCGCCACCCAAATTGCCGACGCAAGCGCCTTGCCTGAGTTAGTTCGCGTGATGGACATTCAGCAAGAACAACTCGCCAGAAGCCTAGGCGAAGGGCATCGTGTTATTCATGGCGTGGCAGGCTCTGGCAAAACCATGATTCTTGGCTACCGTGCAGAATATTTGGCAAAAACCGCTACCAAGCCGATTCTCATCTTGTGTTTTAACCGTGCCCTCGCCCAAAAACTAAGCGTCTGGATGGCAGAAAAAGGATTATCGCAAAACGTCGTCGTGCGCACCTTCCACCGCTGGTGTCAGGATATGCAAACCACCTACCAGTTAGCCAAACCGCCGGCGGGAGATGGTTATTACGATGCACTAGTGCAAACCGTGATTGATGGCGTCAATCAGAAACAAGTCCCAGCAGGGCAATACAGCGCCTTACTCGTTGATGAAGGACATGATTTCCAGCCAGAATGGTTCCGGCTGATTGTGCAAATGGTCGATCCAGACAGTAATGCGCTGATGGTGTTATACGATAGTGCTCAGGATATTTACCAAAAACGCCGCAAGAATAAATTCAGTTTTGCCAGCGTAGGTATTCAGGCGGTGGGGCGTACCACTATCTTGAAACTCAATTACCGAAATACAGCAGAAGTGCTCGCGGTTGCTCATGCGTTTGCCAGTGAAGTCATGACGCCTGAAGAGGCAAGCGAAGATGGCACACCACTGGTTTCACCAGAAACCGCAGGCAGACACGGCCCCGTACCAGAGTTTATCCAGTTACCCACCTTTAATAGTGAAGTCCGCTATTTGGCAGATCGTTTTACCGGCGCCCATGCGGATGGACTACGGTGGGAGGACATGGCGGTGCTAGCCTATAGCAACCGCCACCTCGATCAAATTCTCGATATGTTCAAATCGTCCAACATCCCGGTCAAAAAAGACCAAACGGACGCAGGCGTTTCTCTGCTCACCCTACACAGCAGCAAAGGACTAGAGTTTCCCCTAGTCGGGATCGCCGGGATTGGAGAATTACCCTACGCCAGCCACGATGCTGCAGAACAAGCACGGGTACTGTATGTTGGGATGACGAGGGCAATGGATCAATTGGTGATGACGAGTAGCAAGGAATCAGAGTTTAGCGAGAAGGTGCGCGCTGTGTGTAGCAGCATTTCGTAA